A part of Bosea sp. (in: a-proteobacteria) genomic DNA contains:
- a CDS encoding DUF3164 family protein — MQPETSSIIASPVIDVGGAPYMRDAKGALIPLALVKPADKLQDETVRKVMRFAAELSEQIARFKAHTFADLYGFQELLQQEYGGKAGGSKGNVTFMTIDGLMKVQIQIADQISFGPQLQEAKKLIDECLLEWGASSRPEIQALVAKAFSVEKEGQINKAELFMMMRLDIEDSRWMKAMDAIRDAIRVVGTKEYVRFYRRAKATDPFQPVTIDLAAA; from the coding sequence ATGCAGCCTGAGACATCGTCCATCATCGCAAGCCCCGTCATCGACGTCGGCGGCGCGCCCTACATGCGGGACGCCAAGGGCGCGCTCATCCCGCTGGCGCTCGTCAAGCCGGCCGACAAGCTCCAGGACGAGACCGTGCGCAAGGTCATGCGCTTTGCCGCCGAGCTCTCGGAACAGATCGCGCGCTTCAAGGCCCACACCTTCGCGGATCTCTACGGCTTCCAGGAGCTGCTGCAGCAGGAGTATGGCGGCAAGGCCGGCGGCTCGAAGGGCAACGTCACCTTCATGACCATCGACGGGCTGATGAAGGTCCAGATCCAGATTGCCGACCAGATCAGCTTCGGCCCGCAGCTGCAGGAAGCCAAGAAGCTGATCGACGAGTGCCTGCTCGAATGGGGCGCATCGAGCCGCCCCGAAATCCAGGCGCTCGTGGCCAAGGCCTTCTCGGTCGAGAAGGAGGGCCAGATCAACAAAGCCGAGCTGTTCATGATGATGCGGCTCGACATCGAGGACAGCCGCTGGATGAAGGCGATGGACGCGATCCGCGACGCCATCCGCGTGGTCGGCACCAAGGAGTATGTCCGCTTCTACCGCCGCGCCAAGGCCACCGATCCCTTCCAGCCGGTCACGATCGACCTGGCTGCGGCGTGA
- a CDS encoding transcriptional regulator, which translates to MKRGPQPGTTTTDFLAKARAAWGEALPPEVVALAQACNAATQSAVAARVGYSAGAVSAVLANKYLGDMISVRARIRGALMAETVMCPILGEIGRDRCLTEQKRPFAATNSTRARLYHACKTCPNRRDQMEAPDAAR; encoded by the coding sequence ATGAAGCGCGGCCCCCAGCCCGGAACTACCACCACCGACTTCCTCGCCAAGGCGCGCGCCGCCTGGGGCGAAGCTCTGCCGCCGGAGGTCGTCGCCCTCGCGCAAGCCTGCAACGCAGCAACGCAGAGCGCAGTTGCCGCCCGCGTCGGCTACTCGGCCGGCGCCGTCTCGGCCGTGCTCGCCAACAAGTATCTCGGCGACATGATCTCGGTCCGCGCCCGCATCCGGGGCGCACTGATGGCTGAGACGGTGATGTGCCCGATCCTCGGCGAGATCGGCCGGGACCGCTGCCTCACCGAGCAGAAGCGGCCCTTCGCCGCCACCAACAGCACCCGGGCGCGGCTCTACCACGCCTGCAAGACCTGCCCCAACCGAAGAGATCAGATGGAGGCTCCCGATGCAGCACGATGA
- a CDS encoding AAA family ATPase: protein MTHPPPPAQAPPTTSFAALKNVVLMMQLHQRLKDRGPHLPGIGVMHGFSGYGKTYAAIYLSNKTNAARVEIGDSWTKKTLLQAILRELGEPRPKGTIPALAEMAIEKLAARDAPPLIIDEADKLIDKGMIELVREIHESAQVPVILIGEEALPHKLERSERTHNRVLEWVAAQPCDAADTRKLAAIFAPRLSFADDIITAIMTASQGKARRIVTNLDRIKEWAFEQGATELSAASYSGGFQPVSAPPRQSRRAA from the coding sequence ATGACACACCCACCGCCTCCCGCACAAGCCCCGCCGACCACCAGCTTCGCGGCGCTGAAGAACGTCGTCCTGATGATGCAGCTGCACCAGCGGCTGAAGGATCGCGGCCCGCATCTGCCCGGCATCGGCGTGATGCACGGCTTCTCGGGCTACGGGAAGACCTATGCCGCGATCTACCTGAGCAACAAGACCAACGCAGCCCGCGTCGAGATCGGCGACAGCTGGACCAAGAAGACGCTGCTGCAGGCGATCCTCCGCGAGCTGGGCGAACCCCGGCCCAAGGGCACCATTCCGGCGCTCGCCGAGATGGCGATCGAGAAGCTGGCGGCCCGCGACGCGCCGCCGCTGATCATCGACGAGGCCGACAAGCTGATCGACAAGGGCATGATCGAGCTGGTGCGCGAGATCCACGAGAGCGCGCAGGTGCCGGTCATCCTGATCGGCGAGGAGGCGCTGCCGCACAAGCTGGAGCGCTCCGAGCGCACCCACAACCGGGTGCTCGAATGGGTCGCCGCCCAGCCCTGCGACGCGGCGGACACGAGGAAGCTCGCCGCGATCTTCGCGCCGCGCCTCTCCTTCGCGGACGACATCATCACCGCCATCATGACGGCGAGCCAGGGCAAGGCCCGGCGCATCGTCACCAACCTCGACCGCATCAAGGAATGGGCCTTCGAGCAGGGCGCGACCGAACTCAGCGCCGCCTCCTATTCAGGCGGCTTCCAGCCCGTCAGCGCGCCGCCCCGCCAGTCGAGGAGGGCGGCATGA
- a CDS encoding DDE-type integrase/transposase/recombinase: MKLWYTPSELAELALPEMPATKRNINALAAREGWDRFASLCRPREGKGGGLEYHVQLLPAAARVALIGAERGEDAALAIFAAPDARPGLPSPAMLQRDARIAILGAWRAFRRTAELKATTAIIYFVDLYNIGKIDAPKWVLDTIPRLSVRTLSAWLAKAKGGDIDALAVDRGAARRGKGLLDVYKDGEIRLTALGLTAHNPHLSADHIRTVLIDRFGDTLQHGGRAHPFPTLRAFQGALKRWRSEHQDELLAITNPDAFKSTRRVSGSYQHKATALNAFWQIDASPVDALCTDGRHAVYVCIDYWSRRLIVLVTKTARSEAVGLLMRKALLAWGVPDLVKTDNGSDFVARWTKRLFAALEIETETSTPFSPEQKGAVERAIGTFQRDFCATLPGFVGHSVADRKVIESRKAFSARLGLDDARAFNVELTAAELQARADAWANDRYAHRAHGGLDGETPFARAASWPHPVRRIEDEAALGVLLAPIAGGDGTRIVAKQGLKIEGSWYLSPDLMPGTRVLVRLDPADLGAVWCFDPDAETYLGTAICPELRGIDRATALAQVRAAQKRIIAEGTAPIRKAAAAFKPRDAADAIARQAAINAGKLVELPRRASPVSTPALDEAALVMPAKAGPTAREMTAKERDLAAEIEADLAGAPQPRPEPVRKLRSGPTPQQLYRRYRELTELLELGQAIAPEDTLWMVSFADSAAFRAMDAAYRDFGEAALR; this comes from the coding sequence ATGAAGCTCTGGTACACGCCGTCGGAGCTCGCCGAGCTCGCCTTGCCGGAAATGCCGGCCACCAAGCGCAACATCAACGCGCTGGCCGCCCGCGAGGGCTGGGACCGCTTCGCTTCGCTGTGCCGCCCGCGCGAGGGCAAGGGCGGCGGGCTCGAGTATCATGTCCAGCTGCTGCCTGCAGCGGCGCGCGTGGCGCTCATCGGGGCGGAGCGCGGCGAGGACGCGGCGCTCGCCATCTTCGCCGCGCCCGATGCGCGGCCCGGCCTGCCCTCGCCTGCCATGCTGCAACGGGACGCGCGCATCGCCATTCTGGGCGCCTGGCGCGCCTTCCGCCGCACGGCCGAGCTCAAGGCCACGACGGCGATCATCTACTTCGTCGACCTCTACAACATCGGCAAGATCGACGCGCCGAAATGGGTGCTCGACACCATTCCGCGCCTGTCCGTGCGCACGCTCTCCGCATGGCTGGCCAAGGCCAAGGGCGGGGACATCGACGCGCTCGCGGTGGACCGTGGCGCTGCCCGGCGCGGCAAGGGGCTGCTCGATGTCTACAAGGATGGCGAGATCAGGCTGACGGCGCTGGGGCTCACGGCCCACAACCCGCACCTCTCGGCGGACCACATCCGCACGGTGCTGATCGACCGCTTCGGCGACACGCTCCAGCATGGCGGCCGCGCCCATCCCTTCCCAACGCTCAGGGCCTTTCAAGGGGCCTTGAAGCGCTGGCGCTCCGAACACCAGGATGAGCTGCTCGCGATCACCAATCCCGACGCCTTCAAGAGCACGCGCCGCGTCTCCGGCAGCTACCAGCACAAGGCCACGGCGCTGAATGCCTTCTGGCAGATCGACGCCTCGCCGGTGGATGCGCTGTGCACCGACGGCCGCCACGCGGTCTATGTCTGCATCGACTACTGGTCCCGCCGCCTCATCGTGCTGGTCACCAAGACGGCCCGCTCCGAGGCCGTGGGCCTCTTGATGCGCAAGGCGCTTCTCGCTTGGGGCGTTCCCGACCTCGTCAAGACCGACAACGGCTCGGACTTCGTGGCGCGCTGGACCAAGCGCCTCTTCGCCGCGCTCGAAATCGAGACCGAGACATCGACGCCCTTCTCGCCCGAGCAGAAGGGCGCGGTCGAGCGCGCCATCGGCACCTTCCAGCGCGATTTCTGCGCCACGCTGCCCGGCTTCGTCGGCCATTCGGTCGCGGACCGCAAGGTGATCGAGAGCCGCAAGGCCTTCTCCGCCAGGCTCGGCCTCGACGACGCGCGCGCCTTCAACGTAGAACTGACGGCGGCGGAGCTGCAGGCCCGTGCCGATGCCTGGGCGAATGACCGCTACGCCCACCGCGCCCATGGCGGGCTGGACGGCGAGACGCCCTTCGCGCGCGCCGCCTCCTGGCCGCACCCTGTCCGCCGGATCGAGGACGAGGCTGCGCTCGGCGTGCTGCTGGCTCCGATCGCGGGCGGCGACGGCACCCGCATCGTCGCCAAGCAGGGCCTCAAGATCGAGGGCAGCTGGTATCTCTCGCCAGACCTGATGCCCGGGACACGCGTGCTGGTCCGGCTCGATCCGGCCGATCTCGGCGCGGTCTGGTGCTTTGATCCCGACGCCGAGACCTATCTGGGAACGGCCATCTGCCCGGAGCTGCGCGGCATCGACCGCGCCACGGCGCTGGCCCAGGTCCGCGCGGCGCAAAAGCGCATCATCGCCGAGGGCACCGCGCCGATCCGGAAGGCCGCGGCCGCCTTCAAGCCGCGCGACGCGGCGGACGCCATTGCCCGGCAGGCTGCGATCAACGCTGGCAAGCTCGTCGAGCTGCCGCGCCGCGCCAGCCCCGTCTCGACCCCGGCGCTCGATGAAGCCGCGCTGGTGATGCCGGCCAAGGCTGGCCCCACGGCGCGCGAGATGACGGCGAAGGAGCGGGATCTGGCAGCCGAGATCGAGGCCGATCTCGCCGGCGCGCCGCAGCCCCGTCCGGAACCGGTTCGCAAGCTGCGGTCCGGGCCGACGCCCCAGCAGCTGTACCGCCGCTACCGGGAGCTCACCGAGCTGCTCGAGCTCGGCCAGGCGATCGCGCCGGAAGACACGCTCTGGATGGTGAGCTTCGCCGACAGCGCGGCCTTCCGGGCCATGGATGCGGCCTATCGGGATTTCGGGGAGGCGGCGTTGCGTTGA
- a CDS encoding ParB N-terminal domain-containing protein: MVPERLRLVSRDHVEALAVSFNEAGQGQAIAVAVMPGSNSLLLVDGEHRYEAAKLLGWTRIRVYVREMTDREREKHEIHANLIRNELNALDRTIFVGRLSEIFERENAPEVRGGDRKSKKWLEKNQRENLSLWSSFDSEAARRVGLAAKTIQRTRVLYNTLTPEIIAHLRASPIADNGQQLKRLAEIEDTEERLTVARTLAEGAPNVDRAKNIAGIGAPRIDDPDEKVFQAFLGIWGRASNKARSSIRQYVAQFDGPLGMRAPAARKAKAAKGDAS; the protein is encoded by the coding sequence GTGGTGCCCGAGCGCTTACGGCTTGTGAGCCGCGACCATGTCGAAGCGCTCGCCGTCAGCTTCAATGAGGCAGGGCAAGGTCAGGCTATCGCCGTTGCCGTCATGCCGGGCTCTAACTCGCTCCTGCTGGTCGATGGCGAGCATCGCTACGAAGCGGCCAAGCTGCTCGGATGGACCCGCATCCGCGTGTACGTGCGCGAGATGACGGACAGGGAGCGTGAGAAACACGAGATCCATGCCAACCTGATCCGCAACGAACTCAACGCGCTCGACAGAACCATCTTCGTTGGCAGGCTCTCGGAGATATTCGAGCGAGAGAACGCGCCGGAAGTTCGCGGGGGCGATCGAAAGTCAAAGAAGTGGCTGGAGAAAAATCAAAGGGAAAACTTGTCCCTTTGGTCTTCATTCGACAGCGAAGCGGCCCGCCGCGTTGGTCTGGCGGCGAAGACGATCCAACGGACGAGGGTGCTTTACAACACGCTCACCCCCGAAATCATCGCACACCTGCGCGCCTCGCCGATCGCCGACAATGGCCAGCAGCTGAAGCGCCTCGCCGAGATCGAGGACACCGAGGAGCGGCTGACTGTCGCCAGGACGCTCGCTGAAGGCGCACCGAATGTCGACCGGGCGAAGAACATCGCCGGCATCGGCGCACCACGGATCGACGATCCGGACGAGAAGGTGTTTCAGGCCTTCCTCGGCATCTGGGGCCGCGCCAGCAACAAGGCCCGCTCCTCCATCCGGCAATACGTCGCGCAGTTCGACGGGCCATTGGGCATGCGCGCTCCCGCCGCCCGCAAGGCAAAGGCCGCGAAGGGAGACGCATCATGA
- a CDS encoding transcriptional regulator, which translates to MAVNWSREKILASLREKGTTAAALADQSGMSRFTFYKGLTTPYPKVQNLIARSLGQPPQVIWPVFYDDCGQRRHVIRRKAA; encoded by the coding sequence ATGGCCGTGAATTGGAGCCGCGAGAAGATCCTCGCATCCCTGCGTGAGAAGGGCACAACCGCAGCAGCCCTCGCTGATCAATCGGGGATGTCGCGCTTCACCTTCTACAAGGGACTGACGACGCCGTACCCCAAGGTCCAGAACCTCATTGCCAGATCGCTGGGGCAACCGCCGCAAGTCATTTGGCCCGTGTTTTATGACGATTGCGGCCAGCGCCGCCACGTCATCAGGCGGAAGGCCGCGTGA
- a CDS encoding helix-turn-helix transcriptional regulator — MTNDDEAALAERLKEAVAQAGGVRVVARISGVPERTLTRYLGGGSEPPALTLGRIARAVDVSLDWLVGKGDRATTSRSAQPDMAGGDHADSDTVLIPLMSAVGSAGTGIQNHDVEVLRRLPFSRQLLQRLGVRVQSAQFIQHSGDSMFPTLQDGGVSLVDTSRTRASDGKIYALMIGDDLVIKRLQLGVKGLTLISDNADKYPPETLSGYDLDQVKIMGQVFWSGGVV, encoded by the coding sequence GTGACTAACGACGATGAAGCTGCGCTCGCTGAGCGGCTCAAAGAAGCTGTGGCCCAAGCCGGTGGCGTGCGGGTTGTCGCGCGCATCTCGGGCGTGCCGGAGCGGACTTTGACGCGATATCTCGGAGGTGGAAGCGAGCCGCCGGCGTTGACGCTCGGGCGGATCGCGCGCGCGGTCGATGTCAGCCTGGATTGGCTTGTTGGCAAGGGTGATCGCGCCACAACAAGCCGATCCGCTCAGCCAGATATGGCCGGCGGCGACCATGCAGACAGCGATACCGTTCTGATTCCTCTCATGAGCGCGGTCGGCAGCGCCGGAACCGGTATTCAGAACCATGACGTCGAGGTGCTCAGGAGGCTGCCGTTCTCACGTCAGCTGCTGCAGCGGCTGGGCGTTCGCGTTCAATCCGCCCAGTTCATCCAGCATTCGGGGGACAGCATGTTCCCAACCCTTCAGGACGGCGGGGTGAGCCTTGTGGACACCTCCCGCACGAGGGCCAGCGACGGCAAGATCTATGCGCTCATGATCGGCGACGATCTAGTCATCAAGCGCCTGCAGCTCGGCGTAAAGGGATTGACGCTGATCAGCGACAACGCCGACAAATACCCGCCCGAGACCCTCTCGGGTTATGACCTCGACCAGGTGAAGATCATGGGCCAGGTGTTCTGGTCAGGAGGTGTGGTGTGA
- a CDS encoding cell wall hydrolase yields MRQPRRSSGASGQMARWALATVAPWALSAGLLVSFTASAGTETGGSSLIDIERALVRADRGPGPEAMAGPSLITLASAFRLPGLDLGAELQHAALSPEEPRLTPPRSAFLEPKPDLKQAAQQAMVFPQIDRSLKGDQLPPLRPSVTDGSEAVPDQPEKADVDRLIFGLEDEGVVSAGFNLAFINLALLGPQPLEIQPGEAPATEAARDGVPASPAGPQIASLPADPGEATSIAPKSPAMPHSHFAELIDAQNQINEMRCLAEAVYFEARSEPEDGQAAVAQVVLNRVRHENYPNTVCGVVYQNRYRFLACQFTFACEGKSLRITEPDAWRAAVQIAADVVSGKIYLDEVGASTHYHADYVRPRWARSLKKMDTIGRHTFYKLRPGQA; encoded by the coding sequence ATGCGTCAGCCTCGGCGTTCATCGGGAGCTTCCGGACAGATGGCCCGCTGGGCGCTGGCGACTGTGGCGCCATGGGCGCTGTCGGCCGGGCTGCTGGTGTCGTTCACCGCCTCCGCCGGAACCGAAACGGGCGGCTCCTCGCTGATCGACATCGAGCGCGCCCTTGTCCGGGCGGACAGGGGCCCCGGCCCTGAGGCGATGGCCGGTCCCTCCCTGATCACACTGGCGAGCGCTTTCCGTCTGCCAGGGCTTGATCTTGGCGCCGAGCTTCAGCATGCGGCGCTGAGCCCGGAGGAGCCCAGGCTGACGCCGCCGCGATCCGCCTTTCTCGAGCCCAAGCCCGATCTCAAGCAGGCGGCGCAGCAGGCTATGGTGTTCCCGCAAATCGACCGCAGCCTCAAGGGCGACCAGTTGCCGCCGCTCAGGCCGAGTGTGACCGACGGCTCGGAGGCCGTACCAGACCAGCCGGAAAAGGCCGATGTGGACCGGCTGATCTTCGGCCTGGAGGACGAGGGCGTGGTTTCGGCGGGCTTCAACCTCGCGTTCATCAATCTGGCCTTGCTGGGCCCGCAGCCGCTCGAGATTCAGCCCGGCGAGGCGCCGGCCACGGAGGCCGCACGCGATGGCGTCCCCGCTTCGCCCGCAGGCCCCCAGATCGCCAGCCTGCCGGCCGATCCTGGCGAAGCGACGAGCATCGCGCCCAAGTCGCCAGCCATGCCGCATTCGCACTTTGCCGAGCTGATCGACGCGCAGAACCAGATCAATGAAATGCGCTGCCTTGCCGAGGCGGTCTATTTCGAGGCCCGCAGCGAGCCCGAGGACGGGCAGGCCGCCGTGGCGCAGGTGGTGCTCAACCGGGTGCGCCACGAGAACTATCCGAACACGGTCTGCGGCGTGGTCTACCAGAACCGATACCGCTTCCTCGCCTGCCAGTTCACCTTCGCCTGCGAGGGCAAGTCGCTTCGCATCACCGAACCCGACGCCTGGCGGGCGGCCGTGCAGATCGCGGCCGATGTGGTGAGCGGCAAGATCTACCTCGACGAGGTGGGCGCCTCGACCCACTATCACGCCGATTATGTCCGCCCCCGCTGGGCGCGCAGCCTCAAGAAGATGGACACGATCGGCCGGCATACCTTCTACAAGCTCCGGCCCGGTCAGGCCTGA
- a CDS encoding MFS transporter, producing the protein MSATTPPSATPVPFWRTPEAIIVCGCLVALITFGPRASAGLFQIPMTTEHGWTREVFSLSLAIQNLLWGLGQPFSGAIADRYGTVRVFVVGLVLYALGLVVMASASTPGMLHLGAGVLIGFGLSACSFNLVLAAFAKLLPDSWKPIALGAGTAAGSFGQFFFPPIGNILIENMGWQMALVIFAFTVLAALPLTLALATRGNGKHVATAGPSAASQSISQALAEAFRHRSYVLLVLGFFTCGFQLAFITVHMPAYLKDISMPAWVGAWTLAAIGLANAAGSLGSGWLMQRMPKRHLLAWIYFGRAVAIFAFIMLPASPATALAFGVAIGFLWLSTVPPTSALVMLMFGTKYMAMLYGFAFFSHQVGGFLGVLLGGLLYEATGSYLLVWWLSIALGIASAVINLPIVEKPVDRGAAPQPA; encoded by the coding sequence ATGTCAGCAACCACACCGCCCTCCGCCACGCCGGTTCCGTTCTGGCGGACGCCCGAGGCGATCATCGTCTGTGGCTGCCTCGTCGCGCTGATCACCTTCGGCCCGCGCGCTTCGGCCGGGCTTTTCCAGATTCCGATGACGACGGAGCATGGCTGGACGCGCGAGGTGTTCTCGCTCTCGCTCGCCATCCAGAACCTGCTGTGGGGTCTCGGCCAGCCCTTTTCGGGCGCGATCGCGGATCGCTACGGCACGGTTCGCGTCTTCGTCGTGGGACTCGTGCTATATGCGCTCGGCCTCGTGGTCATGGCCTCTGCCTCGACGCCGGGGATGCTGCATCTGGGCGCAGGCGTGCTGATCGGCTTCGGGCTGTCGGCCTGCTCCTTCAACCTCGTGCTGGCCGCCTTCGCCAAGCTGCTGCCCGATTCGTGGAAGCCCATCGCGCTCGGCGCCGGCACAGCGGCGGGCTCATTCGGCCAGTTCTTCTTTCCGCCGATCGGGAACATCCTGATCGAGAACATGGGCTGGCAGATGGCGCTGGTCATCTTCGCCTTCACGGTGCTGGCGGCGCTGCCGCTCACGCTCGCTCTGGCCACGCGCGGCAATGGCAAGCATGTCGCAACAGCCGGGCCGAGCGCCGCCAGCCAGAGCATTTCACAGGCGCTGGCCGAGGCTTTCCGCCACCGCTCCTATGTGCTGCTGGTGCTCGGCTTTTTCACCTGCGGCTTCCAGCTGGCCTTCATCACCGTGCACATGCCGGCCTACCTCAAGGACATCTCGATGCCGGCCTGGGTCGGCGCCTGGACGCTGGCGGCGATCGGCCTCGCCAATGCCGCAGGCTCGCTCGGCTCGGGCTGGCTGATGCAGCGCATGCCCAAGCGCCATCTGCTCGCCTGGATCTATTTCGGCCGGGCGGTGGCGATCTTCGCCTTCATCATGTTGCCCGCATCGCCCGCGACGGCGCTGGCCTTCGGCGTCGCCATCGGCTTTCTCTGGCTCTCCACCGTGCCGCCGACCTCGGCGCTGGTGATGCTGATGTTCGGCACGAAATACATGGCCATGCTCTATGGCTTCGCTTTCTTCTCCCATCAGGTGGGCGGCTTCCTCGGGGTGCTGCTCGGCGGCCTGCTCTATGAGGCGACGGGCAGCTATCTCCTGGTCTGGTGGCTGTCCATCGCGCTGGGCATCGCCTCGGCCGTGATCAACCTGCCCATCGTCGAGAAGCCGGTGGACCGCGGGGCCGCTCCCCAACCGGCCTGA
- a CDS encoding oxidoreductase: protein MSTFKALVLRKGEAGQSLAVEAFPEAELMEGDVTLRVSHSTVNYKDGLALTGKAPVVRRWPMIPGIDAAGIVESSAHPGFKPGDSVILNGWGTGETHLGSYAEKARVKGDWLVPLPSGLTAAEAMAIGTAGYTAMLAVLALERQGLKPADGPVVVTGAAGGVGSVAISLLASAGWNVIASTGRMAEADYLKGLGAAEVIDRAELSVPGKPLAKERWIAGVDSVGSHTLANLLAMARYGGSIAACGLAQGMDLPSSVAPFILRGVSLLGIDSVMCPKPRRIEAWSRLARDLDRARLAGLTTTIGFDALPDAAARILAGEVRGRIVVEIG from the coding sequence ATGAGCACGTTCAAGGCGCTGGTTCTGCGCAAGGGCGAGGCGGGCCAAAGCCTCGCCGTGGAGGCCTTCCCCGAAGCCGAGCTGATGGAGGGCGACGTCACGCTCCGCGTCTCGCACTCGACCGTCAACTACAAGGATGGGCTCGCCCTCACCGGCAAGGCGCCGGTGGTGCGGCGCTGGCCGATGATCCCCGGCATCGACGCAGCCGGCATCGTGGAAAGCTCGGCGCATCCCGGCTTCAAGCCGGGCGATTCTGTCATCCTCAATGGCTGGGGCACGGGCGAGACCCATCTCGGCTCCTATGCCGAGAAGGCCCGCGTCAAGGGCGACTGGCTTGTGCCGCTGCCCTCAGGGCTCACCGCCGCCGAGGCCATGGCCATCGGCACGGCGGGCTACACCGCCATGCTCGCCGTGCTCGCGCTCGAGCGCCAGGGGCTCAAGCCTGCCGACGGCCCGGTCGTGGTCACGGGCGCGGCAGGCGGCGTCGGCTCGGTCGCGATCTCGCTGCTTGCCTCCGCTGGCTGGAATGTCATCGCCTCGACCGGCCGCATGGCTGAGGCCGACTACCTCAAGGGCCTTGGCGCCGCCGAGGTCATCGACCGCGCCGAGCTCTCGGTTCCCGGCAAGCCGCTGGCCAAGGAGCGCTGGATCGCCGGAGTCGATTCTGTCGGCTCGCACACATTGGCCAATCTCCTGGCCATGGCCCGCTATGGCGGCTCCATCGCCGCCTGCGGGCTGGCGCAGGGCATGGACCTGCCCTCCTCGGTGGCGCCCTTCATCCTTCGCGGGGTGTCGCTGCTCGGCATCGATTCGGTGATGTGCCCCAAGCCCCGCCGCATCGAGGCCTGGAGCCGGCTGGCGCGCGATCTCGACCGCGCCAGGCTCGCCGGGCTGACCACCACCATCGGCTTCGATGCCTTGCCCGATGCAGCGGCCCGCATCCTCGCGGGCGAGGTGCGCGGCCGCATCGTTGTCGAAATTGGATGA
- a CDS encoding TIGR00645 family protein, whose protein sequence is MIEKLLEKFLFGSRWLLAPFYVMLVIALFALLIKAGQETVHFMLTAWTATESEIILGVLALVDLTLTGSLIIIVIFSGYENFVSRIEADDHKDWPEWMGKIDFTGLKLKLVSSIVAISAIQVLKAFMNVGKVSDRELMWLVGIHMMFVVSGLLMALTDKWTVDAVKPKGKGENPAA, encoded by the coding sequence ATGATCGAAAAACTGCTCGAGAAGTTCCTGTTCGGCAGCCGCTGGCTGCTCGCGCCTTTTTACGTGATGCTGGTCATCGCGCTCTTCGCGCTGCTGATCAAGGCAGGGCAGGAAACCGTTCACTTCATGCTCACGGCCTGGACCGCGACGGAGAGCGAGATCATCCTGGGCGTGCTCGCCCTCGTAGACCTCACCCTCACCGGCTCGCTGATCATCATCGTGATCTTCTCGGGCTATGAGAATTTCGTCTCGCGCATCGAGGCCGATGATCACAAGGACTGGCCCGAATGGATGGGCAAGATCGACTTCACGGGCCTGAAGCTGAAGCTCGTGTCCTCCATCGTCGCCATCTCGGCCATCCAGGTGCTCAAGGCCTTCATGAATGTCGGCAAGGTCTCCGACCGCGAACTGATGTGGCTCGTCGGCATCCACATGATGTTCGTGGTGTCGGGGCTGCTGATGGCGCTGACCGACAAGTGGACCGTGGATGCGGTAAAGCCGAAGGGGAAGGGCGAGAATCCGGCAGCGTGA